In Paracoccus liaowanqingii, one DNA window encodes the following:
- a CDS encoding tripartite tricarboxylate transporter permease: MGNFDMLMHGFSIAITPTHLMLMVAGVLMGLVVGVLPGLGAPNGVSLLIPLTFALDPTSAIILLSSMYWGALFGGSTTSILFNIPGEPSSVATTFDGYPMARNGESTRALTLAFVSSGVGALMGIMVITLLAGWASQFALKFGAPEYFAVYFLAFAAFIGMGSASPGKTLVSLTTGLILASVGMDTVTGSIRLTYGFSDLLGGVSFLVVVIGLFGIGELLSTVQEGLRFRGVSSKIDLRDVLKTLAELPKYWATTLRSGLIGIWMGITPGGPTAASFMSYGVARQASRKGAPFGTGRPEGIVAPETADHSAGTCAMLPMLALGVPSSATAAVMMGGLMIWGLTPGPMLFATQPDFVWGLIASMYVSNLLGVILVLATVPMFAALLRIPFTIIGPMIVVICFVGGYTVSGATFDLWLVLVFGLVGFVFTKLDYPLAPLILAMVLGHKAENAFHQSMLLSDGSLGIFFANPLVTGIMIVALALLIVPKTLGLALHLRRRGMPVE; this comes from the coding sequence TGGGCGTGCTGCCGGGACTGGGGGCGCCCAACGGGGTGTCGCTGCTGATTCCGCTGACCTTCGCGCTGGATCCGACCTCGGCCATCATCCTGCTGTCCTCGATGTACTGGGGGGCGCTTTTCGGCGGCTCGACCACCTCGATCCTCTTCAACATCCCCGGAGAGCCATCCTCCGTCGCCACGACCTTCGACGGCTATCCGATGGCGCGGAACGGCGAATCCACCCGCGCGCTGACGCTGGCCTTCGTGTCGTCCGGGGTGGGGGCGCTGATGGGCATCATGGTCATCACCCTGCTGGCCGGATGGGCCTCGCAATTCGCGCTGAAATTCGGCGCGCCGGAATATTTTGCGGTCTATTTCCTGGCCTTCGCCGCCTTCATCGGCATGGGCAGCGCCTCGCCCGGCAAGACGCTGGTCTCGCTGACCACCGGCCTGATCCTGGCCTCGGTCGGCATGGACACGGTCACCGGCTCGATCCGCCTGACCTACGGCTTCTCGGACCTGCTGGGCGGGGTTAGCTTCCTCGTCGTCGTCATCGGCCTCTTCGGGATCGGAGAGCTGCTGTCCACCGTGCAGGAGGGGCTGCGCTTCCGTGGCGTCTCGTCCAAGATCGACCTGCGCGACGTGCTCAAGACCCTGGCCGAGCTGCCGAAATACTGGGCCACGACCCTGCGCTCGGGCCTGATCGGCATCTGGATGGGCATCACGCCGGGCGGGCCCACGGCGGCCAGCTTCATGTCCTATGGCGTCGCGCGGCAGGCCAGCCGCAAGGGCGCGCCCTTCGGCACCGGCCGCCCCGAGGGGATCGTCGCCCCCGAGACGGCGGATCACAGCGCCGGCACCTGCGCCATGCTGCCGATGCTGGCGCTTGGCGTGCCCTCGTCGGCCACGGCGGCGGTGATGATGGGCGGTCTGATGATCTGGGGCCTGACGCCCGGTCCGATGCTGTTCGCGACCCAGCCCGATTTCGTGTGGGGCCTGATCGCCAGCATGTACGTGTCGAACCTTCTGGGCGTCATCCTGGTGCTGGCCACCGTGCCGATGTTCGCGGCGCTGCTGCGCATCCCCTTCACCATCATCGGGCCGATGATCGTCGTGATCTGCTTTGTCGGCGGCTACACCGTCTCGGGCGCGACCTTCGATCTGTGGCTGGTACTGGTCTTCGGCCTGGTGGGGTTCGTCTTCACCAAGCTGGACTATCCGCTGGCGCCGCTGATCCTAGCCATGGTCCTGGGCCACAAGGCCGAGAACGCCTTCCACCAGTCGATGCTGCTGTCGGACGGCTCGCTTGGCATCTTCTTCGCCAACCCGCTGGTCACCGGCATCATGATCGTCGCGCTGGCGCTGCTGATCGTGCCCAAGACGCTTGGCCTGGCGCTGCACCTGCGCCGCCGCGGCATGCCCGTCGAATGA
- a CDS encoding flagellar biosynthesis protein FlgA, translating to MNLNHHFAARDSRTVQTAILGTGGFGRSYLAQARHVRGLSCRVAVDRDAATAAAALVSTGIDPAMIATCADADQAQAAWQAGRWIAAADLAVVADLPLDVVLEATGDPEAGARHALLSIEAGLHVVMVTKETDSVVGPILSRLARARGLVVSPVDGDQPSLLIGLATWAQVIGLTIIAAGKSSEYDFVFNPATGQLDSNGTTIDAPGLSDWLMPRDRPWAQVAQARAALATRLPQRAVPDLCELTLVANALGLMPDRADLHAPIARIPEVADLMTDQGGLLAGRDRLDVFHCLRLPGEASFAGGVFVTVACDDPDTWAMLQGKGHVVARDGRTAMIGLPRHLLGLEAATTVFEAALHGTSSGAPAPRPVIDLTAFADADLSAGTILTAQGHHHSIAHVSGRMTPAEALSDDAPIPYYLAAGRSLQRDVRAGEPILCGDVDLDEGSHLLRLRRQQDKVTNWTPT from the coding sequence ATGAACCTGAACCACCACTTCGCCGCCCGTGACAGCCGCACGGTCCAGACCGCCATCCTGGGGACCGGAGGCTTCGGGCGCAGCTATCTGGCGCAGGCCCGCCATGTCCGGGGCCTGTCCTGCCGCGTGGCGGTGGACCGCGATGCCGCCACGGCGGCGGCGGCGCTGGTCTCGACCGGGATCGACCCGGCGATGATCGCCACCTGCGCGGACGCGGACCAGGCGCAGGCAGCATGGCAGGCGGGCCGCTGGATCGCCGCCGCCGATCTGGCGGTCGTCGCCGACCTACCACTGGATGTCGTGCTAGAGGCCACCGGAGACCCCGAGGCCGGCGCCCGCCACGCCCTCCTGTCGATCGAGGCCGGGCTTCACGTCGTCATGGTCACCAAAGAAACCGACAGTGTCGTGGGCCCGATCCTGTCGCGGCTGGCCCGCGCGCGAGGCCTGGTCGTCAGCCCGGTGGATGGCGACCAGCCCAGCCTGCTGATCGGGCTGGCGACCTGGGCGCAGGTGATCGGCCTGACGATCATCGCGGCGGGCAAGTCCAGCGAATACGATTTTGTCTTCAACCCCGCCACCGGGCAGCTGGACAGCAACGGCACCACCATCGACGCCCCCGGCCTCTCCGACTGGCTGATGCCGCGCGACCGCCCTTGGGCGCAGGTAGCCCAAGCCCGCGCCGCGCTGGCCACGCGCCTGCCGCAGCGCGCCGTCCCCGACCTTTGCGAGTTGACGCTGGTCGCCAACGCGCTCGGGCTGATGCCCGACCGCGCCGACCTGCACGCGCCCATCGCCCGCATCCCCGAGGTCGCGGACCTGATGACCGACCAGGGCGGGCTGCTGGCGGGCCGGGACCGGCTGGACGTGTTCCACTGCCTGCGCCTGCCCGGCGAGGCCAGCTTCGCGGGCGGCGTCTTCGTCACCGTCGCCTGCGACGATCCCGACACCTGGGCGATGCTGCAGGGCAAGGGCCATGTCGTGGCCCGCGACGGCCGCACCGCGATGATCGGCCTGCCCCGCCACCTGCTGGGGCTGGAGGCCGCGACCACCGTGTTCGAGGCCGCGCTGCACGGCACCTCGTCGGGCGCCCCCGCGCCCCGCCCGGTCATCGACCTGACCGCCTTCGCCGATGCTGACCTGTCCGCGGGCACGATCCTGACCGCGCAGGGCCACCATCACAGCATCGCCCATGTCTCGGGCCGGATGACCCCGGCCGAGGCCCTGTCGGACGATGCGCCGATCCCCTACTACCTCGCCGCCGGACGTTCCCTGCAACGCGATGTCCGCGCGGGCGAGCCGATCCTATGCGGCGATGTCGATCTGGACGAGGGGTCCCACCTGCTACGGTTGCGCCGTCAGCAGGACAAAGTCACCAACTGGACGCCGACATGA